A stretch of the Candidatus Curtissbacteria bacterium genome encodes the following:
- a CDS encoding DUF1297 domain-containing protein: MARVAVAVIGSHSALDVCRGAKDEGLATIVIVEEGRDKTYAKYFKTTSRSPSASSGPTGCVDEVLYVDKFKDILDPRFQKILKAKNAIFIPHRSFEVYIGDYDAIEKDFKIPIFGNRFLLRAEERTEERNQYDILKTAVIRFPKIYQNPQEIDRLVIVKVPEKQRGFERAFFLANSPTSYQQRARILIKEGKITKKDLDAATIEEFVLGVQVNFNFFYSPILNRLELIGTDTRRQTNLEGFLKLPASEQLSINDQQFFDIKYEEAGHIAVTTLESMLEGAFEAGEKFVAAAKNMYPPGVIGPFSLQSVITPGPPKKEIVVFDVSPRMPGSPGIFATPYSGYLFGQSISMGRRVAMEIKTAIRSGKLKKVTT; encoded by the coding sequence ATGGCTAGGGTAGCGGTAGCAGTCATAGGAAGCCATAGCGCTTTAGACGTCTGCCGAGGAGCTAAAGACGAAGGGTTGGCAACTATTGTAATAGTAGAGGAGGGGAGAGACAAGACTTACGCAAAGTACTTTAAGACAACTAGCAGAAGCCCTTCGGCAAGCTCAGGACCTACGGGCTGTGTGGACGAAGTTTTATATGTCGACAAGTTTAAAGATATTTTAGACCCCCGATTCCAGAAAATTCTAAAGGCCAAAAATGCAATTTTTATCCCCCACCGCTCATTCGAGGTTTACATCGGTGATTATGACGCAATCGAGAAGGATTTTAAAATCCCAATATTTGGAAATAGGTTTTTACTCCGCGCCGAAGAGCGAACAGAAGAAAGAAATCAATATGACATTTTAAAAACTGCTGTTATTCGCTTTCCCAAGATCTATCAAAATCCGCAAGAGATCGACAGATTAGTAATTGTTAAAGTTCCCGAAAAGCAAAGAGGCTTCGAGAGAGCCTTCTTTTTAGCTAACTCCCCCACTTCATATCAGCAAAGAGCCAGGATATTAATTAAAGAAGGAAAAATAACTAAAAAAGATTTAGACGCTGCAACGATTGAAGAATTCGTTCTGGGCGTTCAAGTGAATTTTAATTTTTTCTACTCCCCTATTTTAAATCGACTTGAGTTGATCGGAACTGACACCAGACGCCAAACAAATCTTGAAGGGTTTCTTAAACTTCCGGCCAGCGAACAATTATCCATTAACGATCAACAGTTTTTCGACATCAAATACGAAGAAGCGGGACACATCGCAGTTACCACTCTCGAATCAATGCTGGAAGGGGCATTTGAAGCCGGGGAAAAATTTGTTGCGGCTGCAAAAAATATGTACCCCCCAGGGGTCATTGGGCCGTTCAGTTTGCAATCCGTCATTACTCCAGGGCCACCCAAAAAGGAAATAGTTGTTTTCGACGTTTCCCCTAGGATGCCAGGTTCTCCCGGAATCTTCGCGACTCCTTACAGTGGATATTTATTTGGTCAAAGCATAAGTATGGGGAGGCGCGTAGCGATGGAAATAAAAACAGCAATCAGAAGCGGGAAACTCAAGAAGGTGACAACGTAA
- a CDS encoding 5-(carboxyamino)imidazole ribonucleotide synthase has translation MRNITSKNKKSSLGIIGGGQLGRMLVQAAQNLNIKTVVLDPTPQSPAGQIADKQVVGNYKDPKMIKKLASLVDFLTYEIESAHAQSLVELKGAGKSIHPSPKTLKIIQDKYLQKQILKKANVPVPDFLSVETIDDIKRAAKKFGFPLVIKARHHGFDGRGNARLAKESDIKKALLKLGTRDLYVEKLVPFKSELAIQVVKSGKTTKIYPLVETIQKNDICHIVIAPARVTDTVKKQANIITGKVAKMLKGNGVFAIEMFLTKNNKVLVNEIAPRVHNSGHYTIEATNASQFEHHVRAVCKLPLKSIKMTSPAAVMVNILGTRNSPAVPKGIESAQKLENVFVHIYGKAQTKKERKMGHVTALGENVKEALAKAQKARKLITI, from the coding sequence ATGCGAAATATTACTTCAAAAAATAAAAAAAGCAGCTTAGGGATAATCGGCGGAGGCCAACTGGGCAGAATGTTGGTCCAAGCCGCCCAAAATCTAAACATAAAAACTGTCGTTTTGGACCCCACCCCCCAAAGCCCTGCCGGGCAAATTGCAGATAAACAAGTTGTGGGTAATTACAAAGACCCAAAGATGATTAAAAAACTTGCAAGTCTCGTTGATTTTTTAACATACGAAATTGAGTCGGCGCATGCCCAATCTCTCGTGGAACTTAAAGGTGCCGGCAAATCAATTCACCCTTCACCCAAAACTCTTAAAATAATCCAAGATAAATATCTCCAAAAACAAATCTTAAAAAAGGCCAATGTACCCGTACCAGACTTTTTATCTGTCGAAACAATAGATGATATAAAACGCGCAGCGAAAAAGTTCGGCTTTCCTCTCGTTATAAAAGCGCGCCATCACGGATTTGACGGACGGGGCAACGCGAGGCTTGCCAAAGAGTCAGACATTAAAAAGGCTCTCTTAAAATTAGGTACTCGCGACCTTTATGTCGAAAAGCTAGTCCCTTTTAAAAGTGAACTTGCAATTCAAGTCGTCAAAAGCGGCAAAACAACCAAAATATATCCTCTTGTGGAAACAATTCAGAAAAACGACATCTGCCATATCGTAATTGCCCCCGCTCGCGTGACCGACACGGTCAAAAAACAGGCAAATATAATAACCGGAAAAGTGGCAAAAATGTTGAAGGGCAATGGAGTCTTCGCGATAGAGATGTTCCTGACAAAAAATAACAAAGTTCTTGTTAACGAAATTGCTCCCCGCGTTCACAACAGCGGCCACTACACCATAGAAGCAACTAACGCGTCACAGTTTGAACACCACGTAAGAGCTGTTTGTAAATTACCCTTAAAATCGATTAAAATGACAAGTCCCGCGGCCGTCATGGTCAACATCTTGGGCACAAGAAATTCTCCTGCTGTGCCCAAAGGTATCGAATCTGCTCAAAAACTGGAAAACGTATTTGTCCATATTTACGGCAAAGCCCAGACTAAAAAAGAACGCAAAATGGGGCATGTAACCGCGCTTGGAGAAAATGTAAAAGAGGCACTGGCAAAAGCACAAAAAGCAAGAAAACTAATTACAATATGA
- a CDS encoding adenylosuccinate synthase, producing the protein MKSNNLKNWSGVAAVIGVDWGDSGKGRLIDDLGQRAAVVARFNGGSNTGHTIKNEFGTFALHIMPSGIFNPKTKCLVGKNVLVDLESLIDDELEQLRAAGVSWKNLRIDHRATLVMPWHKLRDALREQMRSSKLGTLKRGVGPAYADRTERVGLRVKDLVSADFAKKLKEELTVQNKFFNLKLSYREIHQKFTDYAKIIKPYVADTNEILNEAIKNKQNVLFEGAQGYFLDIDAGTYPYVTSSNPGLVGILRSFDLNPSVINHPIGITKAYTTRVGAGPMPTIIKGKERKIIIEKGGEVGTTSGRVRDPGWLDLVLLKAACEVNNIKHLAVTKLDILTEFDEIKICIGYLLNGKKVGYIPGDADKLEKCKPVYQTLPGWQEDITKVRKFADLPKNAKKYIQKIEEFVGVPVDFIGVGPARNEVIYG; encoded by the coding sequence GTGAAAAGTAATAATTTAAAAAACTGGTCAGGTGTTGCTGCCGTAATCGGAGTCGATTGGGGAGACTCGGGTAAAGGACGGCTTATTGACGATTTAGGACAAAGGGCAGCCGTTGTTGCCAGATTTAACGGCGGATCAAATACAGGCCATACGATCAAAAACGAATTTGGCACTTTTGCTCTTCATATAATGCCCTCCGGAATATTTAACCCAAAAACAAAATGTTTAGTTGGCAAAAACGTCTTGGTCGATTTGGAATCGCTTATCGACGACGAATTGGAGCAACTTAGAGCTGCTGGCGTTTCTTGGAAAAATTTAAGAATCGATCATAGGGCAACTTTAGTTATGCCGTGGCATAAGCTCCGCGACGCGCTTCGAGAACAAATGAGAAGTTCCAAATTAGGAACGCTGAAAAGGGGAGTGGGCCCAGCATACGCCGACAGAACCGAAAGAGTTGGTCTTCGGGTTAAAGACTTGGTAAGTGCCGATTTTGCTAAAAAATTAAAAGAAGAACTCACGGTTCAAAATAAGTTTTTCAACCTAAAACTTTCTTACCGCGAAATTCACCAAAAATTTACCGACTACGCAAAAATCATTAAGCCTTATGTTGCTGATACCAACGAAATATTAAATGAAGCGATTAAAAACAAGCAAAACGTTCTATTCGAAGGCGCCCAAGGATATTTTCTTGATATCGACGCGGGTACGTACCCGTACGTTACTTCTTCCAACCCGGGGCTAGTTGGGATTCTACGGTCGTTCGATTTAAACCCTTCTGTTATTAACCACCCAATTGGTATAACAAAAGCCTATACGACAAGAGTAGGCGCGGGCCCAATGCCGACAATAATAAAGGGCAAAGAAAGAAAAATAATTATAGAAAAGGGTGGGGAAGTGGGAACAACGTCGGGCCGCGTCAGAGACCCTGGATGGCTGGACCTCGTCCTATTAAAAGCAGCTTGTGAAGTAAATAACATAAAACATCTTGCCGTAACAAAATTAGATATCTTAACCGAATTTGACGAAATTAAAATTTGCATAGGCTACTTGCTAAACGGTAAAAAAGTAGGATACATTCCGGGCGACGCGGACAAACTTGAAAAATGTAAACCGGTTTATCAAACTCTGCCGGGATGGCAAGAAGACATCACCAAAGTCAGGAAATTTGCCGACCTTCCCAAAAACGCCAAAAAATATATCCAGAAGATTGAAGAATTTGTGGGTGTGCCGGTTGATTTTATCGGTGTCGGACCCGCAAGAAACGAGGTAATCTATGGCTAG
- the purB gene encoding adenylosuccinate lyase, with translation MTEINFNTYQSAFSWRYGSDQMRQLFSEINRRKTWRKVWTAIARVQHKAGLLTKAEFLDIRDNSQKIDIEKAHEIEAEIKHDLMAELKTFAAQSKIGGGKIHLGATSQDIEDNADAIILLSALEIIETELKQALAEFSKKISEYKELVCMAYTHLQPAEPTTLGYRFTLYAQDLLIDLQLLNFVKENVKGKGTKGAVGTYASYVALLGSKAKNFEEDVMSELGIEAFDVTGQVYPRKLDFLILSLLSSIAQSASKFAFDLRIMQSAGFGEWMEPFGKKQVGSSAMPFKRNPITAEKICSLARYVASLTKVSWDNAANSLLERTLDDSASRRIVLPDAFLATNEILLSTKSIVSGLVINQKNIEKNLENFGPFAAIELILLESTKRGADRQEMHEVLREHALVAYEFNNRLGTNPLFENLKKDEKITKYLNSKDIDKLSDYKTHIGLAKEKCEILLQKIKKAA, from the coding sequence ATGACAGAAATTAATTTCAACACATATCAATCCGCATTTTCCTGGCGTTATGGCAGCGACCAAATGCGGCAACTTTTCTCCGAAATAAATAGAAGAAAAACGTGGCGCAAAGTATGGACGGCGATCGCCAGAGTTCAGCATAAAGCAGGTCTTCTTACAAAAGCAGAATTTTTGGATATAAGAGACAATTCACAAAAAATCGACATAGAAAAAGCTCACGAAATAGAAGCAGAAATTAAACATGATCTAATGGCCGAGCTTAAAACATTCGCGGCTCAATCAAAAATTGGTGGAGGTAAAATCCATCTTGGCGCCACATCGCAGGACATAGAAGACAACGCAGATGCAATTATTCTACTTTCTGCTTTGGAAATAATCGAAACAGAATTAAAACAAGCTCTTGCCGAATTTTCCAAAAAAATAAGCGAATATAAAGAGCTGGTATGTATGGCCTACACGCATCTGCAGCCAGCCGAGCCAACAACATTGGGTTACAGGTTCACACTTTATGCTCAGGACCTTTTAATCGACCTACAACTACTTAACTTTGTTAAAGAAAACGTTAAAGGCAAAGGAACAAAAGGAGCAGTTGGAACTTATGCGTCATATGTAGCATTACTTGGAAGTAAGGCAAAAAATTTCGAGGAAGATGTGATGTCAGAACTCGGAATTGAAGCGTTTGACGTCACCGGACAAGTATACCCGAGAAAATTGGATTTTCTAATTTTAAGCTTGCTGTCATCCATCGCGCAGAGCGCAAGCAAATTCGCTTTTGATTTAAGAATCATGCAATCCGCAGGATTTGGAGAGTGGATGGAACCATTCGGGAAGAAGCAGGTAGGGTCTTCCGCAATGCCATTTAAAAGAAACCCAATAACTGCAGAAAAAATTTGTTCACTCGCAAGATATGTTGCATCTCTTACGAAAGTCTCCTGGGACAATGCAGCAAATTCACTACTGGAGCGGACCCTTGACGATTCCGCATCCAGGAGAATAGTTCTACCTGACGCATTTCTCGCAACAAATGAAATTCTATTATCAACCAAATCAATTGTAAGCGGCCTGGTCATTAACCAAAAAAATATTGAAAAAAACTTGGAGAATTTCGGCCCCTTTGCCGCGATTGAGCTCATTTTACTAGAATCGACAAAAAGAGGCGCCGACAGACAAGAAATGCATGAAGTTTTACGCGAACACGCCCTTGTCGCTTATGAGTTCAATAACCGGCTTGGAACAAATCCCCTTTTTGAAAATTTAAAAAAAGACGAGAAGATTACAAAGTATTTAAATAGCAAAGATATAGATAAACTTTCTGATTATAAAACCCACATAGGACTTGCAAAAGAAAAATGCGAAATATTACTTCAAAAAATAAAAAAAGCAGCTTAG